The Enterococcus sp. 7F3_DIV0205 genome has a window encoding:
- a CDS encoding WxL domain-containing protein, which translates to MKKILFTTLLASSALLIFAKPANAEEVGNEQTDLGIRFDTDGPVKPGPGPFKDNLALVWTPSKFDFGRQAATANIATYSNTVAGDQYIVVNDDRQGTETGGEGTRAVTTSAWKVTASLSKLVSKDSSATELPSKLTFTLGDAQSYDIGEVDPDTNDFLPNPIEGNLGTLADPNNITVSKSVTLEAGNTTATNIIAKTQADAVKGGFATKLSDTKLTVTTGTGAAGKAFKGSVNWSLDNTY; encoded by the coding sequence TTGAAAAAAATACTATTTACAACATTACTTGCTTCATCAGCGTTGCTGATTTTTGCAAAACCTGCGAATGCAGAAGAAGTCGGAAATGAGCAAACAGACTTGGGGATTCGTTTTGACACTGATGGACCAGTAAAACCTGGACCAGGACCATTCAAAGATAACTTAGCATTGGTATGGACACCATCTAAATTTGATTTTGGTCGTCAAGCAGCAACAGCGAATATTGCTACATATAGCAATACTGTAGCCGGAGATCAATATATTGTCGTGAATGATGACAGACAAGGTACTGAAACAGGCGGAGAAGGCACAAGAGCCGTAACAACTTCTGCTTGGAAAGTGACGGCTTCATTGTCTAAATTAGTTTCTAAAGACAGCTCAGCTACAGAATTGCCATCAAAACTAACATTTACTTTAGGTGATGCACAATCTTACGATATTGGTGAAGTTGATCCAGATACAAATGACTTTTTACCAAATCCAATCGAAGGAAACTTAGGAACACTTGCTGATCCTAACAATATCACTGTTAGCAAAAGTGTAACATTAGAAGCTGGCAATACGACTGCAACAAATATCATTGCAAAAACGCAAGCAGATGCTGTCAAAGGCGGTTTTGCTACAAAATTATCAGATACTAAACTAACAGTTACTACAGGAACAGGAGCTGCCGGTAAAGCATTTAAAGGTAGCGTGAACTGGAGTCTTGACAATACTTACTAA
- a CDS encoding DUF916 and DUF3324 domain-containing protein: protein MKKHRIYLIVLFFCLALFVDPIKSLAKQDSSNLIGGLSYEIVYPENQKNKNLGYFDLTMQKGQEQQVSLKLYNSLAKDLTVEIHLNTAKTNSIGKVEYGPNDLPKDASLTTDFTTIVKGPTKVVIPSGGSKQVDLMLTLPKEMKDGLIAGGIQLKPVVDHKASDQGKKDIVVNEFAFLVGMLLRVGDTNSIKPELKLNKIYIAFKDKKSHLFINLSNRHPVYVEGMKIAVQVRKANKQKVLVEYQKKDMRMAPNSMIDFPIDLTDKGLSAGTYSAEIKVSSKNGGNWSWIEDFTINTLEANSLNMQLKENKPDAKQTFLVIFLILCVGALVFILGYKVIKRKKAENEKRR from the coding sequence TTGAAAAAACATCGTATATATCTAATAGTATTATTCTTCTGTTTGGCACTGTTCGTTGATCCCATTAAAAGCCTCGCAAAACAAGATTCATCCAATTTGATTGGCGGATTATCTTATGAAATTGTATATCCAGAGAATCAGAAAAATAAGAACTTAGGTTACTTTGATCTGACGATGCAGAAAGGACAAGAACAACAAGTTTCCCTCAAACTCTATAATTCATTAGCAAAAGACCTAACAGTTGAAATCCACTTAAACACAGCAAAAACCAATAGCATTGGGAAAGTTGAATATGGACCGAATGATTTGCCAAAAGATGCCTCTTTGACAACTGATTTCACCACTATCGTTAAAGGACCAACTAAAGTGGTGATCCCTTCTGGTGGGAGTAAGCAAGTCGATTTGATGCTCACACTGCCTAAGGAAATGAAAGATGGGTTGATTGCTGGCGGTATTCAATTGAAACCTGTGGTGGATCATAAAGCAAGTGATCAAGGAAAAAAAGATATCGTTGTAAATGAGTTTGCTTTTTTAGTAGGGATGTTATTACGTGTTGGTGATACGAATAGCATAAAACCAGAGCTGAAATTAAACAAAATATACATAGCATTCAAAGATAAAAAAAGTCATTTGTTTATCAATCTTTCTAATCGTCATCCGGTATATGTCGAAGGGATGAAGATCGCTGTTCAAGTAAGAAAAGCCAACAAGCAAAAAGTATTAGTTGAATACCAAAAGAAAGACATGCGAATGGCTCCGAATTCGATGATTGATTTTCCTATTGATTTAACCGATAAAGGATTGAGCGCAGGGACTTATTCCGCTGAAATCAAGGTTTCTTCCAAAAATGGTGGCAATTGGTCATGGATAGAAGATTTTACGATTAATACGTTAGAGGCGAATAGCCTTAATATGCAGCTCAAAGAAAATAAACCAGACGCAAAACAGACTTTTTTGGTCATTTTTTTAATTTTATGTGTAGGTGCACTTGTATTCATTTTAGGTTATAAAGTGATAAAACGAAAAAAAGCAGAAAATGAAAAGAGACGCTAA